A portion of the Mycobacterium paraseoulense genome contains these proteins:
- a CDS encoding acyl-CoA dehydrogenase family protein → MGDSRLRLSATELTAEEVGLRDEVRDYLAERLPPGSYPVGLGISAEMDPVFSRDLASRGWVGMALPKEYGGGGRSAVERLIVVEQLLAAGAPIGWHWVADRQSGPNIAANGTIEQKQYFLPRIARGELSFAIGMSEPDAGSDLASVRTKAVKVEDGWLISGTKIWTSGAGEATHLLALIRTSEDRYFGLTQFIVDRAADGLAVSPIPFIDGTRHFCEVSFTDVFVPDTMRLGEVGAGWGQNTAELVLERGGVDRWMSLMPVLQHWAAHLHGSVAGWEQTDLGLVVARCWAFHGLSMSIARAVDRGESPTVEAALAKEMATRFEQECIEIVARHYGRTPHLTSSDPYESLLARAILTGPSWTIRGGTTEILRNIISKALIQP, encoded by the coding sequence ATGGGTGACAGTCGATTGAGGTTGAGTGCCACAGAACTAACCGCCGAAGAGGTCGGGCTGCGTGACGAAGTACGCGACTATCTCGCAGAGCGGCTGCCGCCCGGCAGTTACCCTGTTGGCCTTGGCATCTCGGCCGAGATGGACCCTGTCTTTTCGCGCGATCTCGCCTCGCGCGGCTGGGTAGGAATGGCGCTGCCGAAGGAGTATGGCGGGGGCGGGCGTTCGGCGGTCGAGCGATTGATCGTCGTGGAGCAACTGCTGGCCGCGGGAGCGCCGATCGGATGGCACTGGGTGGCTGATCGCCAGTCTGGACCGAACATCGCAGCCAACGGCACCATTGAGCAAAAGCAGTATTTCCTGCCGCGGATCGCCCGGGGAGAGCTGTCGTTCGCCATCGGCATGAGTGAACCCGATGCCGGCTCGGACCTGGCGTCGGTGCGAACCAAAGCAGTGAAAGTTGAAGACGGCTGGCTGATCAGCGGCACGAAGATATGGACATCGGGTGCCGGCGAAGCCACCCACCTGCTGGCTCTCATTCGCACGTCCGAGGACCGGTACTTCGGCCTGACGCAGTTCATCGTTGACCGCGCGGCCGACGGCTTGGCGGTTTCGCCCATTCCGTTCATCGACGGCACCCGGCATTTCTGTGAAGTGTCCTTCACCGACGTCTTCGTCCCAGACACGATGCGGTTGGGCGAGGTCGGTGCGGGCTGGGGGCAAAACACTGCCGAACTCGTCCTCGAACGTGGTGGTGTAGATCGATGGATGTCGTTGATGCCGGTGTTGCAGCATTGGGCCGCCCACCTCCACGGGTCCGTAGCCGGCTGGGAGCAGACCGATTTGGGGCTCGTGGTGGCCCGCTGCTGGGCGTTTCACGGCCTGTCGATGTCGATCGCCCGAGCCGTGGACCGCGGTGAGTCGCCAACCGTCGAGGCGGCACTGGCCAAGGAGATGGCCACGAGGTTCGAGCAGGAATGCATTGAAATCGTTGCACGCCATTACGGACGCACACCCCACCTCACCTCCTCGGATCCCTACGAGTCCCTATTGGCCCGCGCCATTCTGACCGGCCCCTCGTGGACAATCCGCGGTGGCACGACGGAGATCCTCCGCAACATCATCTCGAAGGCGTTGATCCAGCCATGA
- a CDS encoding acyl-CoA dehydrogenase family protein, protein MTAYLGPDPDLVGLVEDYFSKTFDPDTVTAAEQKGFPSPLWTATEELGLPLIGIDERQGGSGGSILDLLAVAEGAGRHAVPLPLIETAVAAWLLACAGAKVPTGPLAVVPDAAGLSLTGKRLSGRATDVPWARTAHQVVALVEDRVVSIDPASLNITAGADLAGMPRDTVEAIDLEVDAYEADVDVDAVLLRGALLRAAQIAGAIDAAFQLTNRYVEQRIQFGTPIGANQAVQAHVVELAAVSALTGLCVQRAGAAALHGRASLEIVATKAVANRNAALAARAAHQAHGAIGMTREYPLQLLTRRLQTWRGDFGDETSLNLRLGTAIASRGDIMAAVTSVDATFGV, encoded by the coding sequence ATGACCGCCTACTTAGGCCCCGACCCCGATCTCGTCGGACTTGTTGAAGACTACTTTTCGAAGACGTTCGATCCGGACACGGTCACTGCGGCGGAGCAGAAAGGCTTCCCATCGCCACTATGGACGGCCACCGAAGAACTTGGGTTGCCGCTGATCGGGATTGACGAACGGCAGGGCGGCTCGGGCGGGTCGATTCTGGACTTGCTCGCTGTTGCAGAGGGGGCCGGCCGACATGCTGTGCCGCTACCGCTGATTGAAACCGCTGTTGCTGCGTGGCTTTTGGCATGTGCCGGTGCGAAGGTACCGACGGGCCCGCTGGCCGTCGTGCCCGATGCGGCCGGGCTGTCGCTGACCGGCAAGCGGCTGTCCGGACGGGCAACAGACGTGCCATGGGCTCGCACGGCCCATCAAGTCGTGGCGCTTGTAGAAGACCGAGTCGTCTCCATCGATCCGGCGTCTCTGAACATCACGGCGGGTGCCGACCTGGCCGGCATGCCGCGTGACACCGTGGAAGCAATCGACCTTGAAGTCGATGCCTACGAGGCCGACGTGGATGTCGATGCCGTGCTGCTACGGGGGGCCCTGCTGCGCGCTGCGCAGATTGCCGGCGCCATCGACGCCGCGTTCCAGCTCACCAATCGCTATGTCGAGCAACGCATCCAGTTCGGTACGCCGATCGGCGCCAACCAAGCGGTGCAGGCCCATGTCGTGGAACTTGCCGCGGTCTCAGCCCTGACAGGTCTGTGCGTACAGCGGGCCGGGGCCGCCGCGCTGCACGGCCGGGCATCCTTGGAGATCGTTGCGACGAAAGCGGTGGCCAACCGCAATGCCGCCCTGGCCGCCCGAGCCGCCCATCAGGCGCACGGCGCGATCGGGATGACGCGGGAGTATCCATTGCAGCTGCTGACCCGACGACTACAGACCTGGCGAGGTGACTTCGGCGACGAAACGTCCCTGAATCTGAGGTTGGGCACAGCGATAGCGAGTCGCGGCGACATCATGGCCGCTGTGACATCCGTCGACGCAACGTTCGGGGTCTGA